From the Treponema sp. J25 genome, one window contains:
- a CDS encoding cyclic nucleotide-binding domain-containing protein: MLRIPVVTKDSQLTNLIQTTIKNSKLPIKPIFLNKVDRVIEYLKYELPEIKILDTSLGSAFDPDAQAILAAIREDPWLHYGGIIAIHKSNDKELLEQLRDSNVIAVISYQEFTNNVGRLLRILAQNRQFFFQRGIQQHLMRTISGTFIIDNDPLDIIVYTNLITNYLYNANLINRDNKEKLHVALQELLVNAIEHGNCKISFEEKTAWLESGKNMMELIREKNKDPSIAAKKVRLSYTIGPEGSRFTITDEGDGFDWRARLSSQPSIGLHGMGIRMSLIYVEDLQYNEKGNEVCFRISHQKDESNEVPGIFTNQEEVHFKPGEIVMREGDSSDYLYYIVSGRYLVYSQNRCVSYLTPDDMFIGEMSFLLSNQRTATVVAKDGGTCIKVSKEDFVDLIKKNPHYGIFLARLLAQRLSRLNARTSRLNAEYLKLKEKYEKKTN, from the coding sequence ATGTTGCGAATCCCTGTAGTTACTAAGGATAGTCAGTTAACCAACCTTATCCAGACCACTATAAAAAATTCTAAGCTGCCCATAAAACCGATCTTTTTGAATAAAGTAGATAGGGTTATCGAGTACCTGAAATACGAATTACCAGAAATTAAGATCCTTGATACGTCCCTTGGAAGCGCCTTTGACCCCGATGCCCAGGCGATTCTTGCGGCTATTCGAGAAGATCCCTGGCTCCACTACGGTGGTATTATTGCGATTCACAAAAGTAATGATAAGGAACTACTGGAACAGCTGCGAGATTCCAATGTTATCGCCGTGATTAGCTATCAGGAATTTACGAATAACGTGGGGCGTCTTTTACGGATTCTTGCGCAAAACCGCCAGTTCTTTTTTCAGCGGGGTATCCAGCAACACCTGATGCGCACTATTTCGGGGACCTTCATTATTGATAATGATCCCCTCGATATTATCGTGTATACGAACCTTATTACCAACTATTTGTATAATGCTAACCTTATAAACCGGGACAATAAAGAGAAGCTCCATGTGGCTCTGCAGGAACTATTGGTGAATGCTATAGAACACGGTAACTGCAAAATTAGTTTTGAAGAAAAGACTGCCTGGCTTGAGTCAGGCAAAAATATGATGGAACTCATCCGGGAGAAAAATAAGGATCCGAGTATCGCGGCGAAAAAAGTGCGATTAAGTTATACCATTGGACCGGAGGGCTCCCGATTTACCATTACTGACGAAGGAGACGGTTTTGATTGGCGGGCCCGTCTTTCGAGCCAGCCAAGTATTGGGCTCCATGGGATGGGAATCCGCATGAGTCTTATTTATGTGGAAGATCTGCAATACAATGAAAAAGGGAATGAGGTATGCTTTCGGATTTCTCATCAAAAAGATGAAAGCAATGAGGTCCCCGGAATCTTTACAAACCAGGAAGAGGTTCATTTTAAACCCGGCGAGATCGTGATGCGAGAGGGGGACTCTTCGGATTACCTGTATTATATTGTTTCAGGAAGGTATCTTGTGTATTCCCAGAATCGCTGTGTTTCCTATCTTACGCCAGATGATATGTTCATAGGGGAAATGTCCTTTCTACTTTCAAACCAGCGGACCGCTACGGTGGTTGCAAAGGATGGGGGTACTTGTATCAAGGTTTCAAAAGAGGATTTTGTGGATCTTATTAAAAAGAATCCCCACTATGGTATCTTTTTAGCCCGTCTTCTTGCGCAACGGTTGAGTCGTCTTAATGCCAGAACATCCCGTCTGAATGCGGAGTATCTGAAGCTGAAAGAAAAGTACGAAAAAAAAACGAATTGA
- the glgX gene encoding glycogen debranching protein GlgX produces the protein MNMNNYSMEIGKPLPLGAELTETGVNFALFSRHATGVTLVIFENEQPDSPYEEYILDPHKHKTGDIWHCHLRGLSAGAYYLYRVDGPYIPEKGYRFNPNKLLLDPYAKALTDLSKWDLSTAVAYNPNMPDQDLSFSYLDDRAYQPRCIVIDDTFDWQGDKPLNYPLRFSVLYETHVRGLTIHPSSGVEHPGTYRGVIEKIPYFKELGITALELMPIQEFNEQEIPRINPRTGERLKNYWGYSTVAFFAPKGSYSSDKTPGAQVREFKEMVRALHRAGIEVILDIVFNHTAEGNELGPTFSFRGIDNTIYYMLDENKRYYKNYSGCGNTLNCNHPVVRTFIIDCLRYWVVEMHVDGFRFDLGSILGRDQQGRLMENPPMLERIAEDPVLRNTKIIAEAWDAGGAYQVGWFPGGRWAEWNDRFRDDVRKFWRGDPHEVRHFATRLSGSSDLYLRDGRKPFHSINFITSHDGFTLKDLVTYAEKHNEENGEDNRDGHNANFSCNYGFEGPTQNPRIERIRLRQMKNFMATLMLSLGTPMILGGDEFGRTQQGNNNAYCQDNEISWYDWTLLERNRDFFRFVREMIAFRKRHPAFMRPEFFTGKDGNYNAIPDISWFDEFGNSPDWSTIDKKIAYMLDGSRADIFSDRDDNDFYIMVNASVETVTFKIASPSPGKLWFRAIDTFLDSPHDIENPGYEQLLENQREYPVGDRSIVVLVARPV, from the coding sequence ATGAACATGAATAATTATAGCATGGAAATCGGGAAACCTCTGCCCCTCGGCGCAGAACTTACCGAAACAGGGGTAAATTTTGCCCTTTTTTCCCGCCATGCCACAGGGGTAACCCTGGTTATTTTCGAAAATGAACAGCCCGACAGTCCCTACGAGGAATATATCCTTGATCCCCATAAACACAAAACAGGAGACATCTGGCATTGCCATTTACGGGGACTTTCTGCCGGCGCTTACTACCTATATCGAGTCGATGGGCCGTACATCCCCGAAAAAGGGTATCGTTTTAATCCAAACAAGCTGCTCTTAGACCCCTACGCAAAGGCCCTTACGGACCTTTCTAAATGGGATCTCAGTACCGCGGTGGCCTACAACCCCAACATGCCGGATCAGGACCTTTCATTTTCCTATCTGGATGATAGGGCCTATCAACCTCGCTGCATCGTGATTGATGATACCTTCGATTGGCAAGGGGACAAACCTCTCAATTATCCCCTTCGCTTTAGCGTCCTTTATGAGACCCACGTCCGGGGTCTTACGATTCATCCAAGTTCAGGAGTAGAACATCCTGGTACATACCGGGGAGTAATCGAAAAAATCCCCTATTTTAAGGAACTCGGCATCACCGCTCTGGAATTAATGCCTATCCAGGAATTTAACGAACAGGAAATCCCCCGCATAAATCCCCGTACGGGGGAACGGCTAAAAAACTATTGGGGGTATTCTACCGTCGCTTTTTTTGCACCTAAGGGTTCATACTCGTCAGACAAAACACCGGGAGCACAGGTACGGGAATTTAAAGAGATGGTGCGGGCCCTTCATCGGGCGGGAATCGAAGTTATACTAGATATCGTATTTAACCATACCGCCGAAGGGAACGAGTTAGGCCCCACCTTTTCTTTCCGGGGAATCGATAACACTATTTACTACATGCTCGATGAAAACAAACGGTACTACAAAAACTACTCTGGCTGCGGCAACACCCTGAACTGTAACCATCCGGTAGTACGAACCTTTATTATCGACTGTCTTCGGTACTGGGTGGTAGAAATGCATGTGGATGGCTTCCGCTTTGATCTGGGCTCCATCCTCGGACGGGACCAACAAGGGCGACTCATGGAAAACCCACCCATGCTCGAACGGATTGCAGAAGACCCGGTCCTGCGAAACACGAAGATCATTGCCGAAGCCTGGGATGCAGGAGGTGCCTACCAGGTAGGATGGTTTCCCGGCGGTCGGTGGGCCGAGTGGAACGACCGGTTCCGGGACGATGTCCGCAAATTCTGGAGAGGCGATCCCCACGAGGTTCGTCATTTTGCAACCCGTCTTTCCGGGAGCTCCGATCTTTACCTTCGGGACGGGCGAAAACCCTTTCACTCTATCAATTTTATTACCAGCCATGATGGATTCACGTTAAAAGACCTGGTTACCTACGCAGAAAAACACAATGAAGAAAATGGCGAAGATAATCGGGATGGGCATAACGCCAATTTTAGCTGCAATTATGGCTTTGAGGGCCCCACACAAAACCCCCGCATAGAACGGATCCGGCTCCGGCAGATGAAAAATTTCATGGCCACCCTTATGCTTTCCCTGGGGACCCCCATGATTTTAGGGGGAGACGAGTTCGGAAGAACCCAGCAGGGAAACAATAACGCCTACTGCCAGGATAACGAAATTTCCTGGTATGACTGGACCTTACTAGAACGGAACAGGGATTTTTTCCGCTTTGTTCGGGAAATGATTGCCTTCCGAAAGCGGCACCCTGCTTTTATGCGACCAGAGTTCTTCACAGGGAAAGACGGCAACTATAACGCTATCCCTGATATTTCATGGTTCGACGAATTTGGTAATAGCCCTGATTGGTCCACCATTGATAAAAAAATAGCCTACATGCTCGACGGCAGCAGGGCCGATATATTCTCCGATCGGGACGATAATGATTTCTATATCATGGTAAATGCGTCGGTGGAAACGGTCACTTTTAAGATTGCCAGTCCATCGCCAGGAAAACTATGGTTTCGAGCCATCGACACCTTCCTTGATTCGCCCCACGACATCGAAAATCCCGGTTACGAGCAATTACTGGAAAACCAAAGAGAATATCCCGTAGGGGATCGGAGTATTGTTGTGTTGGTTGCCCGGCCTGTATAA
- a CDS encoding ATP-binding protein, giving the protein MKESRKKNPYKLRQIFVILDSITLGVSILFLVAISVTVVRVAYRDFSHRRRQELISLDSILNERLTTAALQLEELGDNYFAGTLRHLSLFSDVYVLSNLRVEGIIKKSPSSAVFVGFTFSQPPLSSFLRNHYFSTVRRSSVIRAPENEKPSVYYTYPVKEKLLVGRLELQTLGNEILRLVRYDGSIVVFTSSEGIPFTSMGGNISNIVFSFSLQNLTLQGKKFVVTPTKNIWLGIPIFLLTPVENRDAIISPTIFLSQLAILIFAGILAIRFFLLHTMLLSPLSAFIDSIAAWDTTKPLPPLSKKIENIKEIREMAETFYAKAYQIQQFNENLENQLQEKNSILRQTVDKLIVSEKMAVLGSMSANIAHAINTPLAAIKSTAESSAVSLDYLRSVFRSMLENNYPEQKLCIEYLVNNLHTYSYTRKEKKELYERLKTPDGALPFSQEILDDLIDLGINVLDEKIIEYGQNFSHFGEIVHILYHYEILFHNLSLIPEMIDRAAMTIQSLYLWTASHESGVQLISIQKEIELLFSIYTHQIKNRIRLVTSFKEPGIVKAQPDRLRAVWINLISNAIQAIEKKGTISVSIEPAPVSGYILVRIEDSGRGIPEKDKALVFTPFFTLYKENEGPGLGLDLCKRIVEEHGGTLTFESKEGRTVFTVTLPRAKE; this is encoded by the coding sequence ATGAAAGAAAGTAGAAAGAAAAATCCTTATAAATTGCGGCAAATATTTGTCATTTTAGATAGTATTACGCTGGGCGTAAGTATTCTTTTCCTTGTGGCTATCTCTGTAACGGTGGTTCGTGTAGCCTATCGAGATTTTTCTCATCGCCGAAGACAGGAGTTGATCTCTCTTGATTCTATACTGAATGAAAGACTGACTACTGCGGCGCTTCAACTTGAAGAACTGGGTGATAACTATTTCGCTGGAACTTTACGGCATCTTTCTCTTTTTTCTGATGTATATGTTCTTTCTAACCTGAGAGTGGAGGGGATCATAAAAAAATCCCCTTCTTCAGCGGTTTTTGTAGGATTCACCTTTTCTCAGCCGCCCCTTTCCTCTTTTTTGAGGAACCACTATTTTTCGACGGTCCGGCGATCTTCCGTTATAAGGGCTCCGGAAAATGAAAAACCCAGTGTTTATTATACCTATCCTGTTAAAGAAAAATTACTGGTAGGTCGTTTAGAGCTTCAAACCCTTGGGAATGAAATACTGCGGTTAGTTCGATACGATGGAAGTATTGTGGTTTTTACCTCTTCAGAGGGAATCCCCTTTACCAGTATGGGGGGAAACATTTCTAACATCGTCTTTTCTTTTTCCTTGCAGAACCTCACTCTTCAGGGGAAAAAATTTGTGGTAACCCCTACGAAAAACATCTGGTTAGGGATTCCTATTTTCTTGTTGACCCCTGTTGAAAACAGAGATGCGATTATCTCTCCCACCATTTTCTTAAGTCAATTGGCTATCCTTATCTTTGCGGGAATTCTGGCCATAAGATTTTTTCTGCTCCACACAATGCTTCTATCTCCCTTAAGTGCTTTTATCGATTCTATCGCTGCTTGGGATACTACAAAACCGCTCCCACCGCTTTCGAAAAAGATAGAAAATATCAAAGAAATACGGGAGATGGCAGAAACCTTTTATGCGAAGGCCTACCAAATTCAGCAATTTAATGAAAATCTGGAAAATCAACTGCAGGAAAAAAATTCAATTCTCCGTCAGACAGTAGATAAGTTGATTGTTTCTGAAAAAATGGCTGTGCTAGGATCTATGTCGGCAAACATCGCCCATGCTATAAATACACCCCTGGCAGCTATAAAATCTACCGCCGAATCTTCAGCCGTATCTTTAGACTATCTTCGAAGCGTATTTCGCTCTATGTTAGAAAATAACTACCCCGAACAAAAACTCTGTATCGAATACTTAGTCAATAATTTGCATACTTATTCCTATACGCGGAAAGAAAAAAAAGAATTGTATGAAAGATTGAAAACACCAGATGGAGCTTTGCCATTTTCCCAGGAAATCCTTGATGATCTTATCGATTTAGGCATTAATGTGTTAGATGAAAAAATTATTGAGTATGGGCAAAACTTCTCTCATTTTGGAGAAATAGTTCATATTCTATACCATTATGAGATACTGTTTCATAATCTTTCCTTGATTCCTGAAATGATTGATCGAGCTGCTATGACTATCCAGTCATTGTATCTCTGGACTGCCTCTCATGAATCAGGTGTTCAGCTTATTTCAATTCAGAAGGAAATAGAATTACTATTCTCAATTTATACACACCAGATTAAAAACCGTATTCGTCTGGTTACTTCTTTTAAAGAACCAGGAATAGTAAAGGCCCAGCCGGATCGACTCAGGGCGGTGTGGATAAATCTTATTTCCAATGCCATTCAGGCTATTGAAAAGAAAGGGACTATTTCTGTTTCTATAGAACCTGCCCCGGTATCAGGGTATATCCTTGTTCGGATAGAAGACTCGGGGAGGGGTATCCCCGAAAAAGATAAAGCCCTTGTTTTTACTCCCTTTTTCACGCTGTATAAAGAGAATGAAGGGCCGGGGCTTGGCCTGGATCTCTGTAAACGTATTGTGGAAGAACATGGGGGTACCCTTACGTTTGAAAGCAAAGAGGGCCGTACGGTGTTTACCGTAACATTACCCCGCGCCAAAGAATAA
- a CDS encoding ABC transporter substrate-binding protein, whose product MKSGNKWYGPFLSLFVLKILLGSVLIVSACSAPKVSVALMTKLEAGSIIGISEIGAVRLYEKHHPKSRLVVYPFDDGWDPERTITAYKHIREQKISFLITSHTSTCALAIAPSINQEKVLAIITGATTNELSSKDDNIFRVVPDVNQEQLSLVRIALENNPKKMLIIRDMANPAYVVPALDIFSKALHAADPAISLLVHDIDTRKFSIDSLEPLFKGTSYDFLYLLIGGYKNIAGNIAQLSYQFHPETPILFTPWMNNVDLIMGAGPAIQRFIIPSLYPSRTENVVVETYMRTIEENYGVSPTILSFNVYVALELLEQAVESGATTPEAVKKWLLIQGPHKTMFGSITFDRYGEVIDRPYYVIKDIRREFK is encoded by the coding sequence ATGAAAAGCGGTAACAAGTGGTATGGTCCGTTCCTTTCTTTGTTTGTTCTCAAGATACTTTTAGGAAGTGTTTTGATAGTCTCTGCGTGCTCGGCCCCAAAGGTTTCTGTAGCTTTGATGACAAAGTTAGAAGCGGGCTCCATTATCGGGATCAGCGAAATTGGGGCTGTTCGATTGTATGAGAAGCACCACCCCAAGAGTCGTTTAGTGGTGTATCCCTTTGATGATGGCTGGGATCCTGAACGAACCATCACGGCGTATAAACATATCCGAGAGCAGAAGATTTCGTTTTTAATTACCAGTCATACTTCAACCTGTGCTCTTGCAATAGCGCCGTCTATTAACCAGGAAAAGGTGCTTGCTATTATAACAGGCGCTACTACGAATGAACTTTCTTCCAAAGATGATAACATCTTTCGGGTAGTACCCGATGTGAATCAGGAACAGCTGTCTCTTGTGCGTATAGCCCTCGAAAACAATCCAAAGAAGATGCTTATTATCCGGGATATGGCGAATCCTGCCTATGTAGTGCCGGCCCTGGATATTTTTAGCAAGGCCCTTCATGCGGCAGATCCTGCAATTTCCCTCCTGGTCCATGATATTGATACCCGAAAGTTTTCTATTGATTCGCTTGAACCTCTTTTTAAGGGAACTTCGTATGATTTCCTGTATCTGCTTATCGGCGGATATAAGAATATAGCGGGCAACATTGCCCAGTTAAGTTATCAGTTTCATCCCGAGACACCGATTTTGTTTACTCCCTGGATGAATAATGTGGACCTTATCATGGGAGCAGGCCCTGCTATTCAGCGTTTTATTATTCCCTCTCTGTACCCCTCTCGCACAGAAAATGTTGTAGTAGAAACCTATATGCGCACCATAGAAGAGAATTACGGTGTAAGTCCTACTATTCTGAGTTTTAATGTGTATGTGGCCCTTGAACTCCTTGAACAGGCGGTTGAGTCGGGAGCCACTACGCCGGAAGCGGTAAAAAAGTGGCTTCTTATCCAGGGACCCCACAAAACGATGTTTGGTTCAATAACCTTTGATAGGTACGGTGAAGTTATAGACCGTCCCTACTATGTGATTAAGGATATCCGTCGGGAATTCAAATGA
- a CDS encoding ABC transporter ATP-binding protein, with the protein MKEVNSFVHCDSISFTYPEGEHPIFSDFTADLPGGFVSLVGPNGIGKSTLMLLAAGRLFPQKGHIFLLGRDTRTFQDEEERNRYASFIYQNMEFETEEPLESLLETVYAGGFHPLKGEDFYQEVLSVFELTHLRERPLARLSKGEMQRALLAFAALYGSRSIFMDEPVFAMEDRQKEKALEFFRSYHERTGITIYLSLHELDLTKKYAKTVLLFKKNQTIEIGRPLEILTPQNLEEAYGVPAAMLKQKEYLDRTKLKEEAELWGEHKG; encoded by the coding sequence ATGAAAGAGGTAAATTCTTTTGTTCATTGCGATTCCATATCTTTTACCTATCCAGAAGGGGAACACCCCATATTCTCTGATTTTACGGCGGACTTGCCCGGTGGCTTTGTGAGCCTTGTGGGGCCTAACGGTATTGGGAAATCAACCCTCATGCTCCTGGCAGCGGGGCGTTTGTTTCCTCAGAAAGGACACATTTTTCTGCTCGGCCGAGACACGCGCACCTTTCAGGACGAGGAAGAACGAAACCGCTATGCATCTTTTATCTACCAGAATATGGAATTCGAAACTGAAGAACCTCTGGAGTCGCTTCTTGAAACCGTGTATGCCGGTGGATTCCATCCCCTCAAAGGAGAAGACTTTTACCAAGAAGTTTTATCCGTTTTTGAATTGACCCATCTCCGAGAGCGGCCTCTGGCACGGCTTTCTAAAGGGGAGATGCAGCGGGCCCTTTTAGCCTTTGCAGCCCTGTATGGATCCCGTTCCATCTTTATGGATGAACCGGTTTTTGCCATGGAGGACCGCCAAAAAGAAAAGGCCCTAGAATTTTTCCGTTCCTACCATGAGCGAACGGGAATAACAATCTATCTATCCTTGCATGAACTGGATCTCACCAAAAAATATGCCAAAACCGTGCTGTTGTTCAAAAAGAACCAGACCATCGAGATCGGACGCCCCTTAGAAATTCTTACTCCCCAGAACCTGGAAGAAGCCTACGGAGTTCCCGCAGCGATGCTCAAGCAGAAAGAATACCTTGATCGAACCAAGCTTAAAGAAGAAGCGGAACTTTGGGGAGAACACAAGGGGTAG
- a CDS encoding 5'-nucleotidase, which yields MDESSFILGVDLDGVVGDFYGAIRKIAAEWLHKPLEYLTPEVSFGLREWGIEEYGGYDRLHRFAVTQRDLFRIMEPITDAPATLRKLSLKGIRIRIITHRLFLKYSHKTTIQQTVDWLDYHDIPYWDLCFMKDKGAVGAHVYVDDSPENIKKLRQQGCRTIVFTNSTNRSLPPPRANNWQEVEQLVLEAYEEWKTGTLNLFGAEEFPFSPSSSGK from the coding sequence ATGGATGAGAGTAGTTTTATTTTAGGGGTAGATCTTGATGGCGTGGTAGGAGATTTTTATGGGGCCATTCGAAAAATTGCGGCCGAATGGCTCCATAAGCCCCTTGAATACCTTACCCCCGAAGTTTCCTTTGGTCTACGAGAATGGGGTATAGAAGAATATGGCGGTTATGATCGACTGCACCGTTTTGCGGTAACCCAGCGAGACCTTTTTCGCATCATGGAGCCCATCACCGATGCCCCAGCGACTTTACGAAAACTCTCTTTAAAGGGAATTCGGATCCGGATCATCACCCATCGTCTGTTTTTAAAATACTCTCATAAGACAACCATTCAACAAACGGTAGATTGGCTCGATTACCATGATATTCCCTACTGGGATCTCTGTTTCATGAAAGACAAGGGCGCCGTCGGTGCCCATGTCTATGTGGATGATTCCCCGGAAAACATCAAAAAACTCCGTCAGCAGGGCTGTCGTACCATCGTTTTTACCAATTCAACCAATCGAAGCCTTCCGCCCCCCCGGGCCAACAATTGGCAAGAGGTAGAACAGCTGGTACTGGAAGCCTATGAAGAATGGAAAACCGGAACCCTGAACCTCTTTGGGGCAGAAGAATTCCCCTTTTCCCCCTCTTCATCGGGAAAGTAA